In Candidatus Methanomethylicota archaeon, the following proteins share a genomic window:
- a CDS encoding class I SAM-dependent methyltransferase, whose protein sequence is MEEGLKYSMKRGDFLFIDGDHTYEGVEGDFEMYSPLVRRGGIIAFHDIVPGPPENVGCLMNQI, encoded by the coding sequence TTGGAAGAGGGCTTAAAATACTCCATGAAGAGGGGGGACTTCTTATTCATAGATGGAGACCATACGTATGAGGGTGTTGAGGGGGATTTTGAAATGTATTCGCCATTAGTTAGGAGGGGAGGGATTATTGCTTTCCATGATATTGTCCCTGGACCTCCTGAAAATGTGGGTTGTTTGATGAATCAGATTTAA
- a CDS encoding aspartyl protease family protein: MKFKVYNGERFAELEGFVDTGATFTKIPRSVASEIGLQVKYKVEVMLGDGRTVMRGLALGEVEIEDIKRPVLLAIGGDEEMPIIGYTTLEVLGFKVNPVTGKLERTPAIEL; encoded by the coding sequence GTGAAGTTTAAGGTTTACAACGGTGAACGTTTCGCTGAGCTAGAGGGGTTTGTGGATACGGGGGCAACTTTCACGAAGATTCCGAGATCTGTGGCCTCTGAGATAGGGCTTCAGGTCAAGTACAAGGTTGAAGTCATGCTTGGGGATGGGAGGACTGTGATGAGGGGCCTAGCGCTGGGGGAAGTTGAGATAGAGGACATTAAGAGGCCCGTCCTCTTGGCAATTGGGGGAGATGAAGAGATGCCCATAATTGGATATACTACCCTCGAAGTCTTAGGCTTCAAAGTGAACCCAGTAACTGGAAAGCTTGAAAGGACGCCAGCCATAGAATTGTAG